The Stratiformator vulcanicus genome has a segment encoding these proteins:
- a CDS encoding class I SAM-dependent methyltransferase: MTGQATMLQRQLEDEFSESSEEALTYDKMDHDAVNQAFVDEFLAAVESQGLGPRLHDGVNPLTLVDVGTGTARIPINLARRPLFVKPIVVDASEAMLKLAKLNIYASGLQANIVLKQANAHELPFDDQQFDALMSNSLIHHIPKPSAVFAEMLRVLKPGGLIFVRDLARPESTEGVEELVAKHAAEETEEAQQLFRQSLQAALTVDEVASMLKEQGVDPGLVTMSSDRHWTIAGLVKPV, encoded by the coding sequence ATGACGGGTCAAGCCACAATGCTTCAGCGGCAATTGGAAGACGAGTTCTCTGAGTCGTCTGAAGAAGCGCTCACCTACGACAAGATGGACCATGACGCGGTCAATCAGGCGTTCGTGGACGAATTCCTCGCTGCGGTCGAGTCTCAAGGCCTCGGGCCGCGGCTGCATGACGGCGTGAATCCGCTGACGCTCGTCGACGTCGGCACTGGCACCGCTCGCATCCCGATTAACCTCGCCCGACGGCCGCTGTTCGTGAAACCGATTGTGGTCGACGCGTCCGAGGCGATGCTCAAGCTGGCCAAGCTCAACATCTACGCCAGCGGATTGCAGGCGAATATTGTGCTCAAGCAGGCCAACGCCCACGAATTGCCGTTCGATGATCAGCAATTTGACGCGTTGATGAGCAACAGCCTGATTCATCACATCCCCAAACCCTCAGCCGTGTTTGCCGAGATGCTCCGGGTGCTCAAGCCCGGCGGGCTGATCTTCGTCCGCGACCTCGCCCGTCCCGAATCAACCGAGGGCGTCGAAGAATTAGTCGCGAAGCACGCCGCCGAGGAGACCGAAGAAGCGCAGCAGCTCTTCCGCCAATCGCTGCAAGCGGCACTCACGGTTGACGAAGTTGCCTCGATGCTCAAAGAGCAGGGCGTCGATCCTGGCCTCGTCACGATGTCCTCGGATCGCCATTGGACGATCGCCGGACTCGTAAAGCCGGTCTGA
- a CDS encoding type IV pilus modification PilV family protein → MAAPSRTIRSRRGLSLMEVAVAIAVTSIAGAALLTSLTAAVRTSTLLAQRQCASGLATQLLDEITRLPVDANAAAAPLGNRNGYTAVDHFDGWTATPPLDAYGRQIGSEEAVQIDATAARPLALRADTELMAKLTRSASVERVQQNGAGGWETVSDSIDTPYRRVTVVVSITEGTNVPKPLATQSRIVSEVTSAP, encoded by the coding sequence ATGGCGGCTCCCTCCCGCACAATTCGATCTCGCCGCGGCCTTTCTCTGATGGAAGTCGCCGTCGCCATCGCCGTGACATCGATTGCCGGCGCGGCCCTGCTGACGTCCCTGACCGCCGCAGTACGCACCAGCACACTCCTCGCTCAGCGACAGTGTGCTTCAGGTCTGGCGACGCAACTGCTTGACGAGATCACGCGATTGCCGGTCGACGCGAATGCGGCGGCGGCCCCTTTGGGAAATCGCAACGGCTACACCGCGGTTGATCATTTTGATGGCTGGACCGCGACGCCGCCGCTCGACGCTTACGGACGACAGATCGGCTCAGAAGAGGCGGTTCAGATTGATGCGACGGCAGCGCGGCCGCTCGCGCTGCGGGCCGATACCGAACTGATGGCGAAATTGACGCGATCGGCAAGCGTCGAACGCGTTCAGCAAAACGGCGCCGGGGGATGGGAAACGGTCTCCGATTCCATCGATACCCCGTACCGCCGCGTGACCGTCGTGGTCTCAATCACCGAAGGGACAAACGTGCCGAAACCGCTCGCCACACAGAGCCGGATCGTCAGCGAGGTGACTAGTGCCCCGTAA
- a CDS encoding PulJ/GspJ family protein, with the protein MPRKKTGRAAGAFDQRTKRSTRAAFTLLELMIALTVTSGLVVILGGIMTASATAQRHTEGVATAISHGETALRRVRTAVGSAGVYEVSAGQRICGIAVVPTTVESTTLPDTLVVWTGDGSLADGDPLERLPLASELTVFAPGVGDAHRIDEISFPSATGEVDFAAADFAATIRALVASADAVRTRLTDRLRRAEMPAGTMVGALRFQIIAQPTDAEIAAATDEASWTALNWAGGFGGSSTGLQEISVTTELQLHLFDPDGPNDAGVAAGGSLPLFGSASRRYLVERN; encoded by the coding sequence GTGCCCCGTAAAAAAACCGGTCGAGCCGCAGGAGCATTTGACCAACGAACAAAACGGTCCACTCGGGCGGCCTTTACGCTGCTCGAGTTGATGATTGCGCTGACGGTGACTTCCGGATTGGTCGTCATTCTCGGCGGGATCATGACCGCTTCCGCCACTGCCCAAAGACATACCGAAGGTGTCGCGACGGCGATTTCGCATGGAGAAACGGCGCTGCGTCGAGTCCGCACTGCCGTGGGCTCGGCCGGCGTTTATGAGGTCTCCGCCGGTCAGCGTATTTGCGGCATCGCGGTCGTACCGACGACTGTTGAGTCGACCACTCTTCCCGACACTTTGGTCGTTTGGACCGGTGATGGCAGCCTCGCCGATGGGGACCCTTTAGAGAGGCTACCACTCGCCTCGGAATTGACCGTCTTCGCACCCGGCGTGGGCGATGCCCACCGGATCGACGAGATCAGTTTTCCGTCAGCGACCGGAGAGGTCGATTTCGCGGCAGCCGACTTCGCCGCAACGATTCGCGCATTGGTCGCCTCGGCCGACGCCGTGCGAACGCGACTGACCGACCGATTGCGACGGGCGGAGATGCCTGCGGGCACGATGGTCGGGGCGCTTCGATTTCAAATCATCGCCCAACCAACAGATGCGGAAATTGCGGCAGCGACCGACGAGGCGTCATGGACCGCGCTCAACTGGGCCGGCGGTTTCGGAGGAAGCAGCACGGGCCTGCAAGAAATCTCTGTGACAACGGAATTGCAACTTCACCTGTTCGATCCGGACGGCCCGAATGACGCCGGCGTTGCGGCCGGGGGCTCCCTGCCGCTGTTCGGTTCTGCCAGTCGCCGCTATCTCGTCGAAAGGAATTGA
- a CDS encoding GspH/FimT family pseudopilin has product MRFSSRIPISRRAFTLIELVIVIGLIAVAATLAITSAGAYPGRHAEIAAKLILTDLRLARSLAIHHNAQVVVAFDSTANRYSISAAGGSTIDLPTPQLGAVSGEAYTIDLDQVCKASLAGAMSRQSESLVSEVVFQPDGGASPDRAEDTVVWIVEQGSGGARFVRLRICWVTGEVWPGGPWVWDSNARTFLTADEP; this is encoded by the coding sequence ATGAGATTCTCATCGCGAATCCCGATCTCGCGGCGCGCCTTCACGCTGATTGAACTGGTCATTGTGATCGGATTGATCGCCGTCGCGGCGACGCTCGCGATCACCTCGGCGGGGGCCTATCCGGGCCGACATGCGGAAATCGCCGCAAAACTCATCCTGACAGACCTTCGACTCGCCCGTTCGCTTGCGATCCACCACAACGCGCAGGTCGTCGTCGCATTCGACTCGACGGCGAATCGCTATTCGATTTCGGCGGCCGGCGGAAGCACGATCGATCTCCCGACGCCGCAGTTAGGAGCAGTGAGCGGCGAAGCCTACACGATCGACCTTGATCAGGTTTGCAAAGCCAGTCTCGCCGGAGCGATGAGCCGTCAGAGCGAGAGCCTCGTGAGCGAAGTCGTCTTTCAACCGGACGGCGGAGCCAGTCCCGACCGCGCCGAAGACACCGTTGTCTGGATCGTCGAGCAGGGTTCCGGCGGCGCGCGATTCGTGCGACTTCGCATCTGCTGGGTGACCGGAGAAGTCTGGCCGGGCGGCCCCTGGGTTTGGGACTCCAATGCTCGGACTTTTCTGACCGCCGATGAGCCTTAA
- the pilM gene encoding pilus assembly protein PilM, with product MSIFSPKHISPIGIHFDGDLVSAIQLSGPPHDRKVVAAARATLPLGDDGSLDSDAAGETFGRLFGDHAFKGRHAVTALGPTELFIQNVRLPDIPRVEWPAALRSESSERLPFPAEEAEIRFLPAGEFRQDGETKQEVVLFASHRPGLEQIVKLCQRAGAVLERVDTVPTAVLRAQYDPTGESDGRWATIDFGRGGATVAFAKGDHVLFAKFLPCSGQELDDAVAAAMNLSAPEARTMRETVTEAEQLDPSDDLHRTVIGAIRKPLERLANEVELCLRYFKVAFRGKPVDMMTVAGSEASPWLTEYLGTRLGLDCRIAEPFATQHVTHRLRSGRPANWTAAIGLALAEPLTDDARAETFVAEPRELVEA from the coding sequence ATGTCCATTTTCAGTCCGAAACACATTTCGCCGATCGGGATTCACTTCGACGGTGATCTCGTCTCCGCGATTCAGTTGTCCGGCCCTCCGCACGATCGCAAGGTGGTCGCCGCGGCCAGAGCGACGTTGCCGCTCGGCGACGACGGCTCCCTCGACTCAGATGCCGCCGGCGAAACGTTCGGACGACTGTTCGGCGACCACGCCTTCAAAGGTCGGCACGCCGTGACCGCGCTCGGTCCTACGGAGCTTTTTATTCAAAACGTCCGGCTGCCCGACATCCCTCGCGTGGAATGGCCGGCCGCCCTACGCAGCGAGTCATCCGAGCGGCTCCCGTTTCCCGCCGAAGAAGCGGAGATTCGCTTCCTGCCCGCGGGGGAGTTTCGACAGGACGGCGAAACCAAACAGGAAGTCGTGCTGTTCGCATCGCATCGCCCCGGGTTGGAGCAGATCGTCAAACTGTGTCAGCGAGCAGGAGCAGTTCTGGAACGCGTCGATACCGTGCCGACGGCTGTACTGCGAGCACAGTACGATCCGACCGGCGAATCTGACGGCCGTTGGGCGACGATCGATTTCGGACGAGGCGGGGCGACCGTTGCGTTCGCCAAAGGCGATCACGTGTTGTTCGCAAAATTTCTGCCGTGCAGCGGACAGGAGCTCGATGATGCCGTTGCCGCGGCGATGAACCTGTCCGCACCGGAAGCACGCACGATGCGCGAGACCGTGACCGAAGCGGAACAACTTGATCCGTCCGACGATCTCCATCGCACGGTTATCGGCGCGATTCGCAAACCGTTGGAGCGATTGGCCAACGAAGTCGAACTGTGCCTGCGTTATTTCAAAGTCGCCTTCCGCGGCAAACCGGTCGACATGATGACCGTTGCCGGCAGTGAAGCGAGCCCGTGGCTGACCGAATATTTGGGAACACGGCTCGGCCTCGATTGCCGAATCGCCGAGCCATTCGCGACGCAGCACGTGACGCATCGGCTGCGCAGCGGTCGCCCTGCGAATTGGACCGCCGCGATCGGTCTCGCATTAGCCGAACCACTAACGGACGACGCCCGCGCGGAAACCTTCGTCGCCGAACCGAGAGAATTGGTCGAAGCCTGA
- a CDS encoding PilN domain-containing protein: MKPIQTESTPQIDFLPKRHRRDREAMRRSTSCRSVLAFFVIGIAATTVVLIQTPQRLAAEQERLDPMLEKSRFLQAERSRIDTVLQELQSRAAVVDELTDSPSRTFLFWAIAGAAPEQLSLSKLSIASKQSTTRRPDPSATETAVAQDPFAKDVARLRAGKSSGSTTITIEGTATDDAAVAEFLANLEELQIFSQVALLFTDRQALRDQTGRRFGARLVVRRRLEPSEVDRISESPDVASPPDSEVLQ, translated from the coding sequence GTGAAACCCATTCAAACCGAGTCGACCCCGCAGATCGATTTCCTTCCCAAGCGGCATCGCCGCGATCGGGAAGCGATGCGTCGATCGACCAGTTGCCGTTCCGTCCTCGCGTTCTTTGTGATCGGAATCGCTGCGACGACGGTGGTTCTCATTCAAACGCCCCAGCGTCTCGCCGCCGAGCAGGAGCGGCTCGATCCGATGCTGGAGAAGAGCCGTTTTCTGCAAGCGGAGCGATCCCGGATCGACACCGTGCTGCAGGAGCTTCAAAGCCGGGCGGCAGTGGTCGACGAACTGACCGATTCGCCGAGTCGAACCTTCCTGTTTTGGGCGATCGCCGGCGCCGCGCCGGAGCAACTCTCGTTATCAAAACTCTCGATCGCCTCGAAGCAGTCGACAACGCGACGCCCCGACCCATCTGCGACCGAAACAGCCGTTGCGCAAGACCCGTTCGCGAAAGACGTCGCCCGACTTCGAGCCGGTAAGTCATCCGGGAGCACGACCATCACGATTGAGGGGACCGCCACCGACGACGCCGCCGTCGCGGAGTTCTTGGCGAATTTGGAAGAGCTGCAGATTTTCTCACAAGTCGCATTGCTATTCACCGACCGGCAGGCGCTGCGGGATCAAACGGGACGCCGCTTCGGCGCTCGACTCGTCGTTCGCCGTCGGCTCGAACCGTCCGAGGTCGACCGAATATCGGAATCGCCGGACGTCGCGTCGCCCCCTGACTCGGAGGTACTGCAATGA
- the pilO gene encoding type 4a pilus biogenesis protein PilO: protein MIAGVRKDSFKLIVALILMGGAFIYFVYLPYRQVAARLHSAVEAARTEIALQPTRRMEINELSENADDLRRRLSDGRTRIPASPRLHEVVAQVSGLALQHEVLLLRLSPGDPIEHETYSEYPYAVEFRGTFTEISRWLRALEQETRLYDVRSISMEKAENRKSKQATEGALEGKLEFTVFAADEGNSESDEDRLDRAP from the coding sequence ATGATCGCCGGAGTCCGCAAAGACAGCTTCAAGCTCATCGTAGCGCTCATCCTGATGGGAGGGGCGTTCATCTACTTCGTTTATCTGCCGTACCGGCAAGTTGCTGCCCGTCTGCACAGCGCGGTCGAGGCCGCCCGCACAGAGATCGCGCTGCAACCGACAAGACGGATGGAGATCAACGAACTCAGCGAAAACGCCGACGATCTTCGCCGCCGTCTCAGCGACGGTCGAACGCGCATCCCGGCGAGTCCGCGGCTGCACGAGGTCGTGGCTCAGGTGTCGGGGCTGGCCCTGCAGCACGAGGTGCTGCTGCTGAGGCTATCGCCGGGCGATCCGATCGAACACGAGACATACTCGGAATATCCCTACGCGGTCGAATTCCGCGGCACCTTCACAGAAATCTCCCGCTGGCTTCGAGCCTTGGAGCAGGAGACGCGACTCTACGACGTTCGCTCGATTTCGATGGAAAAAGCCGAGAACCGCAAGTCAAAACAGGCAACTGAGGGGGCCTTGGAAGGCAAGTTGGAGTTTACGGTATTCGCAGCCGATGAGGGTAATTCCGAATCTGACGAAGACCGATTGGATCGCGCCCCATGA
- a CDS encoding type II secretion system protein GspD: MGKQGLRAAQICLAIAFAIAMLPLALPRPQAGESYLAARADRAQRTWNSLPDSELPLESDLGEVLLAELDPPLVKSPTVDYEAATPETVAPTPVNSEIRTAERTPAVEIASAATPPDGEENAAADVEIAITDPTVIEVTTDESVGLPEDWLIADGDSSKSSLSNRSRREFAPGASRPLARIASRSDVFIPLDLGSPRIDRELKDFFPNDPYLDQKQMVRSDPVIRFRPVAEEPPEEPVPLPPAGRVEEELQQLRKEIRELAESRKPTAVAQGIGIDQALEMLNEINAAKERRNQQLEEMLRGPRGNSPTQPPAQSQTASDPSLQNPTQNLTQNSPESRSAVSPPIAPRPAPPQRRRVPVIVTRPGEGDTDHFDLQVDEAELSQVLEMLGELAGWNVIVAPEVSGLVSINLHDVTGIEALEALCRPRNLIARQEGEFIYVYPAAFEDRARTVVTKIYRPNYISTTDLQALLTPLLTPEVGRMAVTNPSQAGLPLDNQNTGGDSLSQEDALVIIDYEEVLEEVDGVVAEMDVPPPQVVIEAVILRVRLNDTMRLGVNLALLGGNEQQLVTTGSGGTIDSTPGYPGTSNSLLPAAGDFLAAAAGMRYGFLRGDISGFIEALEGITETSLVASPQIRVLNKQKAELIIGQRLGFRTRTFNGQQTIENVEFLDVGTKLILRPFMAPDGLVRLEIHPERSSGSIDDDGIPQVETTEVTSTVMCRDGATVVIGGLIDESVEENVQQVPLLGSIPWIGRAFRNSTESMVRNELIVLITPRVVQEPVESVRGDILKYESERRARHFADRLAPVSRRNLARIHVDRARELLARGKAVEARNHVIHALKIRKNDDTALRLLDEIEQRLGHRVKHILGNSPLTDAPVLIEPGTTETIVPVPVDEQGILPPPAPAAGDFPRVNDGPRLEMNQPASPSDPTPSNPPASDANGVPAPVSSMPMIGRSDNSPPIVKPASQVTSKGPDAIGSTAPIPEIRPVKFQPLPIRPGRPTKIRTANAESVRAVSEIFAAHSADLNVVEKSRSEPEGVEGSNPFSKATGSDRAPRVRSLHAVRERWSNADSHNSGK, from the coding sequence ATGGGTAAACAAGGACTTCGAGCAGCACAGATTTGCCTCGCGATCGCGTTTGCGATCGCGATGCTGCCGCTGGCGCTGCCGCGACCTCAGGCCGGCGAGTCCTATCTCGCCGCCAGGGCCGATCGCGCCCAGCGCACGTGGAATTCACTCCCCGATAGCGAGCTCCCGCTCGAAAGTGACCTCGGCGAGGTCCTCTTGGCCGAACTCGACCCGCCACTCGTAAAATCGCCGACCGTCGACTACGAAGCTGCGACGCCGGAAACCGTAGCACCGACGCCGGTCAATTCGGAAATACGAACCGCAGAACGAACGCCTGCGGTCGAGATCGCCTCTGCGGCAACACCGCCGGACGGTGAAGAAAACGCCGCCGCGGATGTTGAGATCGCGATCACCGACCCAACCGTTATTGAAGTGACAACTGACGAGTCGGTCGGGCTTCCTGAAGACTGGCTGATCGCAGACGGTGACTCGTCGAAGTCCTCGCTTTCGAACCGCTCAAGACGTGAGTTCGCCCCCGGTGCCTCACGACCGCTCGCTCGAATCGCATCGCGATCGGACGTTTTCATCCCGCTCGATTTGGGTTCTCCTCGCATCGATCGCGAACTCAAAGACTTCTTTCCGAATGATCCCTATCTCGACCAAAAGCAGATGGTTCGTTCCGATCCGGTGATCCGTTTCCGTCCTGTTGCGGAAGAACCGCCGGAGGAACCAGTCCCGCTGCCGCCTGCCGGTCGGGTTGAAGAAGAGCTGCAACAACTCCGCAAAGAAATCCGCGAGTTGGCCGAGTCGCGAAAACCGACCGCGGTGGCACAGGGTATCGGAATCGACCAGGCGCTCGAAATGCTCAACGAGATCAACGCGGCCAAAGAGCGACGCAATCAGCAGCTTGAAGAGATGCTGCGCGGTCCACGCGGGAACTCGCCGACGCAGCCGCCTGCGCAATCGCAGACGGCATCAGATCCTTCGCTGCAAAATCCAACTCAGAATCTGACGCAGAATTCACCCGAGAGTCGCTCGGCCGTATCGCCGCCGATCGCTCCGCGCCCGGCACCTCCACAGCGGCGACGCGTGCCGGTCATCGTGACGCGACCCGGCGAGGGCGATACTGATCACTTCGACCTGCAGGTTGATGAGGCGGAACTGAGCCAGGTCCTCGAGATGCTGGGTGAACTGGCCGGTTGGAACGTGATCGTCGCGCCGGAAGTCTCCGGGCTCGTCTCAATCAATTTGCACGACGTCACGGGGATTGAAGCGCTGGAAGCGTTGTGTCGCCCGCGCAACCTGATCGCCCGACAAGAGGGTGAGTTCATCTATGTCTATCCGGCCGCCTTCGAGGATCGGGCCCGCACGGTGGTGACGAAGATTTATCGTCCGAACTACATCAGCACGACCGATCTGCAGGCCCTGTTGACACCGCTGCTGACGCCGGAGGTCGGTCGAATGGCGGTGACTAACCCGTCGCAGGCAGGACTGCCGCTCGACAATCAGAACACCGGGGGAGACTCGCTCTCGCAGGAAGACGCGCTTGTCATTATCGACTATGAGGAAGTTCTGGAAGAGGTCGACGGCGTCGTCGCCGAGATGGACGTTCCGCCGCCACAGGTCGTGATCGAGGCCGTCATTCTTCGCGTACGCCTGAACGATACGATGCGGCTCGGCGTCAATTTGGCGTTGCTCGGCGGAAACGAACAGCAGCTCGTCACCACCGGAAGTGGCGGAACGATCGACTCCACGCCGGGCTACCCGGGCACATCGAACTCGCTATTGCCGGCTGCCGGTGATTTTCTCGCCGCGGCAGCGGGCATGCGTTACGGCTTCCTGCGGGGAGACATCAGCGGATTCATCGAAGCGCTTGAGGGCATCACCGAAACAAGCCTCGTCGCATCCCCTCAAATCCGGGTGCTCAATAAGCAAAAGGCGGAGCTGATCATCGGCCAACGGCTGGGCTTCCGCACGCGAACTTTCAACGGTCAGCAGACGATCGAAAACGTGGAGTTTCTCGATGTCGGTACCAAACTGATTCTCCGGCCGTTCATGGCGCCGGACGGATTGGTGCGGCTCGAAATTCACCCCGAACGCTCCAGCGGCTCGATCGATGACGATGGCATTCCGCAAGTCGAGACGACTGAGGTCACCAGCACCGTCATGTGCCGCGACGGGGCGACCGTGGTCATCGGCGGTTTGATCGACGAATCAGTCGAAGAGAACGTCCAACAGGTGCCGCTGCTCGGCTCGATCCCATGGATCGGCAGAGCATTTCGAAACTCGACCGAATCGATGGTTCGCAACGAGCTGATCGTTCTGATCACTCCCCGAGTTGTGCAGGAGCCGGTCGAAAGCGTGCGCGGCGATATCTTGAAGTACGAATCGGAACGTCGAGCCAGACATTTCGCCGACCGACTTGCACCAGTCAGTCGCCGTAACCTCGCCCGCATTCACGTCGACCGGGCCCGCGAATTACTCGCACGGGGCAAAGCAGTTGAAGCCCGCAATCACGTGATTCACGCCCTCAAGATTCGTAAGAACGACGACACGGCCCTTCGCCTGCTCGACGAGATCGAACAGCGGCTCGGCCATCGCGTGAAACACATTCTCGGCAATTCTCCGCTGACGGATGCTCCGGTCCTGATCGAGCCGGGGACGACCGAAACGATCGTTCCTGTTCCGGTGGACGAACAGGGCATCTTGCCACCACCGGCACCGGCGGCGGGCGATTTCCCCCGCGTCAACGACGGCCCGCGACTTGAGATGAATCAACCGGCTTCACCGTCCGATCCGACTCCATCCAACCCTCCCGCCTCCGATGCGAACGGCGTTCCCGCGCCGGTCTCGTCGATGCCGATGATCGGCCGATCCGACAACTCCCCGCCGATCGTGAAACCGGCATCGCAAGTCACGTCGAAAGGACCGGATGCAATCGGCTCTACGGCACCGATACCGGAAATCAGACCGGTCAAATTTCAGCCACTTCCCATTCGACCCGGCCGTCCGACAAAAATTCGGACCGCCAATGCCGAGTCAGTTCGGGCCGTCTCCGAGATCTTCGCCGCTCATTCGGCTGACCTAAATGTCGTCGAAAAGAGCAGGTCGGAACCGGAAGGCGTCGAGGGTTCAAATCCATTTTCCAAAGCGACCGGCTCGGATCGGGCCCCCCGCGTGCGGTCGCTCCACGCTGTTCGCGAACGCTGGTCGAATGCCGACTCGCACAACTCGGGAAAGTGA